From a single Hippopotamus amphibius kiboko isolate mHipAmp2 chromosome X, mHipAmp2.hap2, whole genome shotgun sequence genomic region:
- the LOC130842088 gene encoding 40S ribosomal protein S29-like, whose translation MGHQQLYWSHRRKFGQGSRSCRVCSNRHRLIRKYGLNMCRQCFRQYAKDIGFIKLD comes from the coding sequence ATGGGTCACCAGCAGCTCTACTGGAGCCACCGGAGGAAATTCGGACAGGGTTCTCGCTCTTGCCGCGTCTGCTCCAACCGGCACCGCCTGATCCGGAAGTACGGCCTGAATATGTGCCGCCAGTGTTTCCGCCAGTACGCGAAGGACATCGGCTTCATCAAGTTGGACTAA